The sequence CACCTTACCCCGAAAGAACTGATGCACGACCGACAATCTGAGCCTCCAACTCCGGCGCTCGACGCTGGCCAGGTCGCCGCTGCGCGGCTGCCGGTCGCGGAATTGTGGCCAAAAAGCGATCGGGATACGCTTATTTAAGGGCTAGGTCAACAAAGCCTGAGTCTGAACAGCAAAAACAAATGCGCGCGTTCCTGGCAACGCTTCCCTTTCCACTACCCTTTGATTCAAACACTGTACCGGTTTATGCGGCCCTGCGCGCCGAGCTGTGGAGACAGGTCGGAACGAAGCAAGGACGAAAGTGGAAGGAAAAATATCCAGAGGAGTTGGTTTGCCGCATAACTGGCAAGGAGCTTGGCATTGACGAACGCGACCTTCAAATCGCCTGTATTGCCGTCCAATACAACTTGATCTTGGCAACCGCCGATCGCAATTATGGGATGCTTGCGATAGAGCAAGCGTCAACGGCCATCGCCGCCAAAGACAAAACTCTCGTCTTGCGCGTAGACGATTGGGGCAAGTAGAGTACGCCGTCCGCCGCCACCATCGCCCCGAGTGACGACCGCTTTTGTTTTTCGTTTTTCTGCCGCTTTCGGCTCAGCATCTCGCGCTCAAGAGTTTCGCGGTCGCGCTCGTAGTCTTCGAGCGAATACGCTGCTTCGATGTGACGCTCTTTCATTAAACCGTCGGCCTCGTAGACCGCTATGCCGAGCAGCTCGGCGACTTGTCCGATGCTCAGTTTCTCGGCCTGATACCAGGCGATAGCCATTGCTTCCTTTGCTGCCTGAGTCAAATCGCCACCAAGCTGCTTTTCCAGCGACTGTCGCACGGTGTCGGGAATGTCGATCGTTAGCTTCATCGGCCATTGCCTCCTCAAGGAACCATACCGCGCCGCGGACGCATCCGTCAAGAAAACCAGCAATATGGTAGTGGGTCAGTCTAATCCTGAGATTTCTTGTCGTCATCCGCCGGCGATTCGAGCTTCGGCTTAACGACGGTGCCATCCATGAGCACAATCAACGCGATCTTGTGGCTTCCAGTTCCAGGGGTAACGCC is a genomic window of Pirellulales bacterium containing:
- a CDS encoding UPF0175 family protein, which produces MRQSLEKQLGGDLTQAAKEAMAIAWYQAEKLSIGQVAELLGIAVYEADGLMKERHIEAAYSLEDYERDRETLEREMLSRKRQKNEKQKRSSLGAMVAADGVLYLPQSSTRKTRVLSLAAMAVDACSIASIP